The sequence below is a genomic window from Mesotoga sp. UBA6090.
GCAGAAATCTGCGCTTTCCGAGAATGGGAATTTAACAATAGGTTCAGTGACGACGGAGAGTTTCGACAAATGACATCAAAATCCTTAGTAGGTTTTGTCTCAGAACGCTATAATTGTAAATAGTCTAATGAAGGAGGTAGGTGGAATGAAAATAGGTCTGGTCAGTGATAATACGTGTAATTTGACCCCTGAAGAGATACAGAAATATGACGTGCGAATCGTTTCGCTGTATATCGAAAGAGGTAGTGTGTACTCTAAGGCAGTTGATCTCGATCTAGACAAGTACTACGAGGAGCTCGGTTCTGCCTCAGAACTGCCCACTACCTCACAACCTTCTCCCCAAGACTTCATAGAAGTCTTCGAGGAGGCTCTCAAAACCTACGATGTGTTGATAGTTCCCGTTCTTTCGGGTAAACTGAGCGGAACAAACGTTTCTGCAACTATTGCCGCAAGAGACTTCGAACAGCCCATACATGTAGTCGATTCGCAGCTGATAGCCGACGGAACAGGACTACTTGTGAAAAACCTAGGTGATTTGATTCAGAAAGGTACTCCCGTTAAAGAGCTAGTCGAATACGCTTCGAACTTCCACAATAAGACCAGGACCTTCTTTTCAACTGATGACCTGAGTTACTTGCAGAAGGGTGGAAGGATAGGAAAGGCCAAAGCTCTGATGGGAAACCTATTGAAGATGAAGCCAGTAATTCACATTGACGAGGGTGAGCTTAAACCGGTAGAAAATGTCAGGGGTAATAAGAAACTGCTTGAAAGCCTGGTTAGCCACATTCTAAAGGAGATCCCTCCTGAGAATCTCCGAAGAGCGAGAGTGCAGTCGATCTGGAGAAAGGAAGATACCGTAACTTTGGAAAAGATGCTCCGTGAAGAGGCTCCCGAAGCAGAAATCGAAAGTAGAATTTTTGAGCCGATTATCGGTACTCATCTTGGCCCTCAGGGAATCGGTATAATAGGCGAAATGAAATAAAGAAATCACCGACCTTTTCTGAACCCGGGAAGAGGCCGTCCTAGAGACAAGTTCATCTCAGATTCATCATCTGGAAAGGTGGAAAGGCTTTGAATGCGCTTGAAAGACTCAAGTTACGGTTTGGAAGGGCCTTCGATTTCCTGCCGAGCATATCACCTAACAAATGACTAGAGAGTGGCAAAGCACTTTTCGGAACTGACAACGGGCTACCGCCATGTGGGAGAGCTTGTAAATGGGTAAGGACTTCTAAAAGAAGCTGTCGGAGACGATTCTCGAGAAGATGAGTCTTTACTTAGACTGAAAGGCACCGCTTGTGATGAGGATAAGTCCTGTTATGTCTGAAGAGAGTTTCGAAGACGATCGAGTTTTGTTGCAGAGAATAGCCTCTGTCTCTCCGAAAGACATGATAAAGGATTTCTTGTTCATTGAGTTAGGAGCGAAATCTGTCGAGTACGATGAAGGAGTTGTCGACAGAATACTGCACAACCAAAAGGAGGCACTGGTCTTCATTGCGAAAAAGGCAGTTCTTACATCTCAACAGAAAGCGGTCATGCTTGACTTCATATC
It includes:
- a CDS encoding DegV family protein is translated as MKIGLVSDNTCNLTPEEIQKYDVRIVSLYIERGSVYSKAVDLDLDKYYEELGSASELPTTSQPSPQDFIEVFEEALKTYDVLIVPVLSGKLSGTNVSATIAARDFEQPIHVVDSQLIADGTGLLVKNLGDLIQKGTPVKELVEYASNFHNKTRTFFSTDDLSYLQKGGRIGKAKALMGNLLKMKPVIHIDEGELKPVENVRGNKKLLESLVSHILKEIPPENLRRARVQSIWRKEDTVTLEKMLREEAPEAEIESRIFEPIIGTHLGPQGIGIIGEMK